The Schistocerca piceifrons isolate TAMUIC-IGC-003096 unplaced genomic scaffold, iqSchPice1.1 HiC_scaffold_1286, whole genome shotgun sequence region ggactgcacagcttgcgaggacagcacagcttacgaggacagcacagcttgcgaggacagcacagcttgcgaggacagcacagcttacgaggacagcacagcttgcgaggacagcacagcttgcgaggacagcacagcttgcgaggacagcacagcttgcgaggacagcacagcttgcgaggacagcacagcttgcgaggacagcacggcttgcgaggacagaaccgcttgcgaggacagcacagcttgcgaggatggctcaaattgagaggacagctcaccttgagatgaccgctaaacttgagaggagagctcaacttgagaggagcgctcaacttgagaggagagctcaatttgagaggaaagctcaacttgagaggacagctcaactagagaggacagctcaactagagatgacagctcaactagagaggacagctcaactaaagaggacagttcaactagagaggacagatcaactagagaggacagctcaacttgagaggacagctcaacataagaggacagctcaacttgagaggacagctcaactagagacgacagcacaactttcgaggacagcacagcttgggaggacagcacagcttgcgaagaccgctaaaattgcgaggacagcacggcttgcgaggacagcacggcttgcaagaacagcacagcttgcgaggacagcatggcttgcgaggacagcacggtttgcgaggacagcacggcttgcgaggacagcacagcttgcgaggacagcacagcttgcgaggacagcacagcttgcgaggacagcacagcttgcgaggacagcacagctaacgAGGACAGCActtcttgcgaggacagcaaggcttgccaggacagcacggcctgcgaggacagcacggcctgcgaggacagcatggcttgcagggacagcacagcttgcgaggacagcacagcttgcgaggacagcacagctagcgaggacagcacagcttgcgaggacagcaaggcttgcgaagacaacatggcctgcgaggacagcacggcttgcagggacagcacagcttgcgaggacagcacagcttgcgaggacagcacagcttgcgaggacagcacagcttgcgaggacagcacagctagcgaggacagcacagcttgcgaggacagcaaggcttgcgaggacagcacggcctgcgaggacagcacggcttgcaaggacagcacagcttgcgaggacagcacagcttgcgaggacagcacagcttgcgaggacagcacaacttgggaggacagcacagcttgcgagaacagcacaccttgcgaggacagctcaacttgagaggacagctcaacttgagaggacagctcaacttgagagtacacctcaacttgagaggagagctcaacttgagaggagagctcaacatgagaggagagctcaacttgagaggacagctcaacttgagaggccagctcaacttgagaggacagctcaacttgagaggacagctcaacttgacagaacagctcaacttgagaggacagctcaacttgagaggacagttcaatttgagaggacagctcaactttagaggacagcacaactcgagatgacagcacaacttgagatgacagcacaacttgggtggacagcacaacttgcgaggacagcaaagcttgcgaggacaggacggcttgcaaggacagaacggcttgcaaggacagcatggcttgttgggacagcacggcttgcggggacagcacggcttgcgaggacagcacagcttccgaggacagcacagcttgcgagcacagcacagtttgcgaggacaacacggcttgcgaggacagcacggctggcgaggcCAGCACAGAtttcgaggacagcacgggttgcgaggacagcacagcttccgaggacaggacagcttccgaggacagcacagtttctgaggacaacacagcttccgaggacagcaaagcttgcgaggtcagcacagcttgcaaggacagcacagctagcgaagacagcacagcttgcaaggactgcacagcttgcgaggacagcacagcttgcgaggacagcacagcttgcgtggacagcacagcttgcgaggacagcacagcttgcgaggacagcacagcttgcgaggacagcacagcttgcgaggacagcacagcttgtgaggacagtacagcttgcgaggacatcacagctttcgaggacagcacagctagcgaggacagcacagcttgcgaggacagcaaggcttgcgaggacagcacggcttgcgaggacagcacggcttgcgagcacagcacagcttgcgaggacagctcaacttgagaggacagctcaagttgcgaggacagttcaacttgagaggagatcacaacttgagaggactgctcaactttcgaggacagcaatGCGCACGAGgctagcacggcttgcgaggacagcacggcttgcaaggacagcacggcttgcgaggacagcacagcttgcgaggaccgcacagcttgcgaggacagcacagcttgtgaggacagagcAGCTtgcgaggatagctcaacttgagaggacagctcaacttgagaggacagttcaacttcagAGAACAGCTGAACTTGAAaggacagctcagctagagaggacagcgcaacttgagaggacagctctacttgagaggacagctcaacttgagaggacagctcaactcgagaggacagctcaacttgagtggacagcaaagcttgcgaggacagcacagcttgcgaggacagcacagcttgcgaggacagcacggcttgcgaggacagcacggctggcgaggacagcacaggttgcgaagacagcacagcttccgaggacagcacagcttgtgaggacagcacggcttgcgaggacagcacagctggcgaggagagcacagcttgcgaggacagcacagcttgcgaggacagcacagcttgcgaggacagcacagcttgcgaggacagcacaacttgcgaggacagcacagcttgcgaggacagcacagcttgcgaggacagcacagcttgcgaggacagcacagcttgcgaggacggctcaacttgagaggacagctcaccttgagatgacttctcaacttgagaggagagctcaacttgagaggagagctcaacttgagaggagagttcaatttgagaggaaagctcaacttgagaggtcagctcaaccagggaggacagctcaactagagaggacagctcaactagagaggacagctcaacttgcgaggacagttcaacttgagaggagagcacaacttgagaggactgctcaacttgagaggactgcaAAGCCTACGAGgctagcacggcttgcgaggacagcatggcttgcaaggacagcacgacttgcgaggacagcacagcttgcgaggaccgcacagcttgcgaggacagcatagcttgcgaggacagaacagcttgcgaggacagctcaacttgagaggacagctcaacttgagaggacagttcaacttgagagaacagctcaacttgagaggacagctcagctagagaggacagcgcaacttgagaggacagctctactagagtggacagctcaacttgagaggacagctcaacttgagaggacagctcaacttgagtggacagcaaagcttgcgagcacagcacggcttgcgaaaacagcacggcctgcgaggacagcacggcttacgaggacagcacggctggtgaggacagcacaggttgcgaggacagcacagcttccgaggacagcacagcttgcgaggacagcacggcttgcgaggacagcacagcttgcgaggatagcacagcttgcgagcacagcacagcttgcgaggacagcacagcttgcgaggacagcacagcttgcgaggacagcacagcttgcgaggacagcacagcttgcgaggacagcacagcttgcgaggacagcacagcttgcgaggacagcacggctttcgaGGTCAGAACCACTTGCGAGGACAGCccagcttgcgaggacaggacagctggcgaggacagcacagcttgcgaggacagcacagctagcgaggacagcacagcttgcgaggacagcacagcttgcgaggatggcacaatttgcaaggacaacacagcttgcgaggacagcacaccttgcaaggataacacagcttgcgaggagagcacaccttgcgaggacagcaatgcttgcgaggacagcacagcttgcggggcagcacagtttgtggagacagcaaagcttgtggggacagcacagcttgggacgaCAGCATAGCTtgggaggacagcaaagcttgcgaggacagcacagcttgcgaggacagcacagcttgcgaggacagcacagcttgcgaggacagcacagattgcgacgacagcacagcttgcgaggacagcacagcttgcgaggatggctcaacttgagaggacagctcaccttgagatgaccgctcaacttgagaggagagctcaacttgagaggagagctcaacttgagaggagagctcaacttgagaggacagctcaacttgagaggacagctcaactagagaggacagctcaactagagaggacagctcaactaaagaggacagttcaactagagaggacatatcaactagagaggacagctcaacttgagaggacagctcaacttaagaggacagctcaacttgagaggacagctcaacttgagacgacagcacaactttcgaggacagcacagcttgggaggacagcacagcttgcgaggaccgctaaaattgcgaggacagcacggcttgcgaggacagcacagcttgcaagaacagcacagcttgcgaggacagcacggcttgcgaggagagcacggtttgcgaggacagcacggcttgccaggacagcaggcttgtgaggacagcacgccttgcgaggacagcacgggtgcgaggacagcatggcttgcgaggacagcacaggttgcgaggacagcacgggttgcgagcaCAGCACAGCATCCGCGGACAGGACAGCTTCCTAgggcagcacagcttccgaggacaacacagcttccgaggacagctcagcttgcgaggacagcacagcttgtgaggacagcacagcttgtgaggacagcacagctagcgaagacagcacagcttgcgaggacagcacagcttgcgaggacagcacagcttgcgaggacagcacagctagcgaggacagcacagcttgcgaggacagcaaggcttgcgaggacaacatggcctgcgaggacagcacggcttgcagggacagcacagcttgcgaggacagcacagcttgcgagggtagcacagcttgcgaggacagcacagcttgcaaggacagcacaccttgcgaggacagcacagcttgcgaggacagcacagcttgcgaggacagcacagcttgcgagaacagcacagcttgtgaggacagcacagcttgcgaggacagcacagcttgcgaggacagcacggcttgcgaggacagaaccgcttgcgaggacagcacagcttgcgaggacagcacagcttgcgaggacagcacagcttgcgagggcagcacagcttgcgaggacggca contains the following coding sequences:
- the LOC124731460 gene encoding prestalk protein-like, yielding MACQDSTACEDSTPCEDSTGCEDSMACEDSTGCEDSTGCEDSTASEDRTASEDITASEDNTASEDSTACEDSTACEDSTASEDSTACEDCTACEDSTAYEDSTACEDSTACEDSTAYEDSTACEDSTACEDSTACEDSTACEDSTACEDSTACEDSTACEDRTACEDSTACEDGSN
- the LOC124731461 gene encoding prestalk protein-like, producing MACWDSTACGDSTACEDSTASEDSTACEHSTVCEDNTACEDSTAGEASTDFEDSTGCEDSTASEDRTASEDSTVSEDNTASEDSKACEVSTACKDSTASEDSTACKDCTACEDSTACEDSTACVDSTACEDSTACEDSTACEDSTACEDSTACEDSTACEDITAFEDSTASEDSTACEDSKACEDSTACEDSTACEHSTACEDSST